One window of the Notolabrus celidotus isolate fNotCel1 chromosome 23, fNotCel1.pri, whole genome shotgun sequence genome contains the following:
- the LOC117807506 gene encoding chymotrypsin-like protease CTRL-1 has product MALFSFLCGVTLMIILASHGCHSVQQPACGKWPEGKGHLPWLVVLTIDDKVRCFATLINDQQLLTVGHCKLGPGHQTVASLGRISDMSDPVNNCEESRTVVNGSCNMPSSNSLITKDSMCILTMSGPVNFTDFISPVCLASGDSTYPTGLVSYVVTGSRPVPLVQVLVVGYNECKCTRPRLNSNMVCAGHTEASENRERCEASLGGPLMVNHKGSWVLIGIVRFDQDCPSVKSLRAYLNVAPCQEFVRNNTIGNPPGIVRLQSNEVDLDTSFECRSGGHPAPPKPTRPPKCPHTTPQDCSKDIGSVFDSGVNAMSTSPFILLCVLVLTVYGIN; this is encoded by the exons ATGGCGCTCTTCTCGTTCCTGTGCGGTGTGACCCTGATGATCATCCTTGCATCCCATG GGTGTCACTCAGTTCAACAAC CTGCATGCGGCAAATGGCCAGAAGGTAAAGGACATTTGCCTTGGCTAGTCGTTCTTACCATTGATGACAAAGTCCGATGTTTTGCCACCCTGATTAACGACCAGCAGTTGCTGACAGTTGGTCACTGCAAATTAGG ACCTGGTCACCAAACAGTGGCTTCCCTGGGACGCATCTCGGACATGTCAGATCCTGTGAACAACTGCGAAGAATCAAGGACAGTTGTCAACGGATCATGCAATATGCCTAGCTCCAACTCACTGATAACCAAGGATTCCATGTGTATTCTGACGATGTCAGGCCCTGTGAATTTTACAGACTTCATATCTCCGGTCTGCTTAGCCTCAGGGGACAGCACTTACCCCACCGGACTTGTAAGCTATGTTGTAACTG GTTCACGTCCGGTGCCCCTGGTCCAGGTGCTAGTAGTTGGATACAACGAGTGTAAATGCACCCGCCCCAGACTCAACAGTAACATGGTCTGCGCTGGACATACAGAGGCCAGTGAGAACAGGGAGAGATGTGAG GCCAGTTTGGGGGGGCCACTTATGGTCAACCACAAAGGCTCCTGGGTCCTGATTGGAATTGTGAGATTCGATCAAGACTGCCCCTCAGTTAAAAGTCTTAGGGCTTACCTCAATGTAGCCCCCTGTCAAGAATTCGTCCGAAACAACACCATAGGCAACCCACCAGGCATAGTTCGCCTCCAGTCCAACGAAGTTGACCTGGACACCTCCTTTGAGTGTCGGTCAGGTGGACACCCAGCACCTCCCAAGCCCACCCGACCCCCGAAGTGCCCACATACGACCCCACAGGATTGTTCGAAAGATATTGGCAGTGTTTTTGACAGTGGTGTGAATGCGATGTCCACTTCCCCCTTCATCTTACTCTGCGTTCTTGTTCTTACTGTCTACGGCATCAACTGA